One genomic window of Roseateles sp. DAIF2 includes the following:
- a CDS encoding DUF3309 family protein: MSLFTILLILLLLMLVGAMPTWPHSRNWGYMPSGALGVLVLILLVLLLTGRL; this comes from the coding sequence ATGAGCCTGTTCACCATTCTCCTGATCCTGTTGCTACTGATGCTGGTCGGCGCGATGCCGACCTGGCCCCATAGCCGCAACTGGGGCTATATGCCCAGCGGTGCGCTTGGCGTTCTGGTGCTGATCCTGCTCGTGCTGCTGCTGACGGGGCGGTTGTGA
- a CDS encoding acyl-CoA synthetase, with amino-acid sequence MAARKDKTDAYRTLHQGFRWQVPEQFSLAEACCGRWARETPEATAILFESDSGCRAQYSYGQLQRAANRLSNVLKRLGVARGDRVAIVLPQRFETAVAHIAINQLGAIAMPLSMLFGPEALEYRLQDSGAVLALAECAALPALRGVRANCPALKHLIVVGECPAGPDEIGWMGALQAEDARFTAERMRAEDAAVLIYTSGTTGQPKGALLPQRALIGNLSGFIASQNWFGFDPDDATRPTRAVFWSPADWAWTGGLMDALLPTLYFGRPILAYQGRFAPDKAFELMAAHGVTHTFLFPTALKAMMKAVPRPRASYPGLRLEAVMSAGEAVGDAVFAYGREQLGLTINEMFGQTEINYVVGNCSRLWPAKPGSMGRAYPGHRVAVIDEAGKTCPPGVAGDVAVHRRDVHGEPDPIFFLGYWNNEAATRAKFSGDPDDSWCRTGDMALQDEDGYLWYQGRSDDVFKAAGYRIGPSEIENCLVKHAAVANAAVVPKPDAERGALVKAFVVLAPGHQGSAALVAELQAHVKGRLAPYEYPKEIEFIEALPMTTTGKLQRRVLRELERERAVAGA; translated from the coding sequence ATGGCCGCGAGGAAAGACAAGACCGATGCCTATCGGACCCTGCATCAGGGCTTCCGCTGGCAGGTGCCCGAGCAGTTCAGCCTCGCCGAGGCCTGCTGCGGCCGCTGGGCTCGCGAGACGCCGGAGGCCACGGCCATCCTGTTCGAAAGCGACAGCGGTTGCCGTGCGCAATACAGCTACGGCCAGCTGCAGCGCGCCGCGAACCGCCTCTCGAATGTGCTGAAGCGCCTGGGCGTCGCGCGCGGCGACCGGGTCGCGATCGTGCTGCCGCAGCGCTTCGAGACCGCGGTCGCGCATATCGCGATCAACCAGCTCGGCGCGATCGCGATGCCGCTGTCGATGCTGTTCGGCCCGGAGGCGCTGGAGTACCGGCTGCAGGACAGCGGCGCGGTGCTGGCCCTGGCCGAATGCGCGGCGCTGCCGGCGCTGCGCGGCGTGCGCGCGAACTGCCCGGCGCTGAAGCACCTGATCGTGGTCGGCGAATGCCCGGCCGGGCCGGACGAGATCGGCTGGATGGGGGCGCTGCAGGCCGAGGATGCGCGCTTCACGGCCGAGCGCATGCGGGCCGAGGACGCCGCGGTGCTGATCTACACCAGCGGCACCACCGGCCAGCCCAAGGGCGCGCTGCTGCCGCAGCGTGCGCTGATCGGCAATCTGAGCGGCTTCATCGCGAGCCAGAACTGGTTCGGCTTCGATCCCGACGATGCGACGCGGCCGACCCGGGCCGTGTTCTGGAGCCCGGCCGACTGGGCCTGGACCGGCGGGCTGATGGATGCGCTGCTGCCGACGCTCTACTTCGGCCGGCCGATCCTGGCCTATCAGGGCCGCTTCGCGCCGGACAAGGCCTTCGAGCTGATGGCCGCGCATGGCGTCACCCACACCTTCCTGTTCCCCACCGCGCTGAAGGCGATGATGAAGGCGGTGCCGCGGCCGCGCGCCAGCTATCCGGGCCTGCGCCTGGAGGCGGTGATGAGCGCCGGCGAGGCGGTCGGCGACGCGGTGTTCGCCTATGGCCGCGAGCAGCTCGGCCTGACGATCAACGAGATGTTCGGCCAGACCGAGATCAACTATGTGGTCGGCAACTGCAGCCGGCTCTGGCCGGCCAAGCCCGGCAGCATGGGCCGAGCCTACCCGGGGCACCGGGTCGCGGTGATCGACGAGGCGGGCAAGACCTGTCCCCCGGGCGTGGCCGGCGACGTGGCGGTGCACCGCCGCGATGTGCATGGCGAGCCGGACCCGATCTTCTTCCTCGGCTACTGGAACAACGAGGCGGCGACGCGCGCCAAGTTCAGCGGCGATCCGGACGACAGCTGGTGCCGCACCGGCGATATGGCGCTGCAGGACGAGGACGGCTACCTCTGGTACCAGGGCCGCAGCGACGATGTGTTCAAGGCCGCCGGCTACCGCATCGGCCCCAGCGAGATCGAGAACTGCCTGGTCAAGCATGCGGCGGTCGCGAACGCCGCGGTCGTGCCCAAGCCCGATGCCGAGCGTGGCGCGCTGGTCAAGGCCTTCGTTGTGCTGGCGCCGGGTCACCAGGGCTCGGCCGCGCTGGTGGCCGAGCTGCAGGCCCATGTGAAGGGCCGGCTCGCGCCCTACGAGTACCCGAAGGAGATCGAGTTCATCGAGGCCCTGCCGATGACCACCACCGGTAAGCTGCAGCGGCGCGTGCTGCGCGAGTTGGAGCGCGAGCGGGCGGTGGCGGGGGCTTAG
- a CDS encoding helix-turn-helix transcriptional regulator — translation MPIVVTLDLMLAKRKMRSRELAERIGITEANLSLLKSGKVRGVRFDTLARICAVLECQPGELLAYEPGPEGDDEEGADA, via the coding sequence ATGCCGATCGTCGTCACCCTCGACCTGATGCTGGCCAAACGCAAGATGCGCTCGCGCGAGCTGGCCGAGCGCATCGGCATCACCGAGGCCAATCTCTCGCTGCTGAAGTCCGGCAAGGTGCGCGGCGTGCGCTTCGACACCCTGGCGCGCATCTGCGCGGTGCTGGAATGCCAGCCGGGCGAGCTGCTGGCCTATGAGCCCGGCCCCGAGGGCGATGATGAAGAAGGGGCCGACGCATGA
- a CDS encoding aldo/keto reductase: MEFVTLGRSDLQVSRICLGTMTFGEQVDETGTHAILDHAVARGINFIDSAEMYPVPARAATFADTERLIGRWLQARPGLRERLVLATKVSGPSRGYEWIRNGAQDLRAADIVAACEDSLRRLQTDHIDLYQIHWPVRHVPMFGGLFFEPAKDRPVSSIQEQLEALQRLVQAGKVRQIGLSNETPYGVAEFVHLAERHGLPRIASVQNPYALVNRVLENGLDEVLYRHQVGLLAYSPLGFGSLTGKYDAAGFEDPERPGRLAIFEGMRKQRWARPETLAAARRYNALAREHGLTPAALALAWCYGRWQTASTIIGVTSIAQLDENIDAWGVTLAPELLAEIDRIRWEIRDPAQ, from the coding sequence ATGGAATTCGTCACGCTGGGTCGATCGGACCTGCAGGTCAGCCGCATCTGCCTGGGCACGATGACCTTCGGCGAGCAGGTCGACGAGACGGGCACGCACGCCATCCTGGACCATGCGGTCGCGCGCGGCATCAACTTCATCGACAGCGCCGAGATGTACCCGGTGCCGGCGCGTGCGGCCACCTTCGCCGACACCGAGCGCCTGATCGGCCGCTGGCTGCAGGCGCGGCCGGGCCTGCGCGAGCGGTTGGTGCTGGCGACCAAGGTCAGCGGCCCCTCGCGCGGCTATGAATGGATCCGCAACGGTGCGCAGGACCTGCGCGCGGCCGACATCGTCGCGGCCTGCGAGGACAGCCTGCGGCGCCTGCAGACCGACCATATCGACCTCTACCAGATCCACTGGCCGGTGCGCCATGTGCCGATGTTCGGTGGCCTGTTTTTCGAGCCGGCCAAGGACCGGCCGGTCAGCAGCATCCAGGAGCAGCTGGAGGCGCTGCAGCGCCTGGTGCAGGCCGGCAAGGTACGCCAGATCGGCCTGTCCAACGAGACGCCCTATGGCGTCGCGGAGTTCGTGCACTTGGCCGAACGCCATGGCCTGCCGCGCATCGCCAGCGTGCAGAACCCCTATGCGCTGGTGAACCGCGTGCTCGAGAACGGCCTGGACGAGGTGCTGTACCGGCACCAGGTCGGCCTGCTGGCCTACTCGCCGCTGGGCTTCGGCAGCCTGACCGGCAAGTACGACGCCGCCGGCTTCGAGGACCCGGAGCGGCCGGGCCGCCTGGCGATCTTCGAGGGCATGCGCAAGCAGCGCTGGGCGCGGCCCGAGACCCTGGCCGCCGCGCGGCGCTACAACGCACTGGCGCGCGAGCATGGGCTGACGCCGGCGGCGCTGGCGCTGGCCTGGTGCTACGGCCGCTGGCAGACCGCCAGCACCATCATCGGCGTGACCAGCATCGCCCAGCTGGACGAGAACATCGACGCCTGGGGCGTAACTCTGGCGCCCGAGCTGCTGGCCGAGATCGACCGCATCCGCTGGGAGATCCGCGACCCGGCGCAGTAA
- a CDS encoding DUF2975 domain-containing protein: MNSAPTLPSDGLRRIRRLAHSVRALSVAGAVTVLSLALLFWTHPERVARHATGDWGLKAVQLDPASLAGGFAASMLPGGVALWALWQLWSLFGCYAHGELLTPRPAAYLRRLGLALIALAAAMPLGHTLTVLALTWGNPPGQRVFWFGLSSQHYLSLMFGLMLLALATVLAEAARVARENAEFV, translated from the coding sequence ATGAATTCTGCTCCCACCCTGCCGTCCGACGGCCTGCGCCGCATCCGTCGCCTCGCCCATAGCGTGCGCGCGCTGAGCGTGGCCGGCGCGGTCACGGTCCTGAGCCTGGCGCTGCTGTTCTGGACCCATCCGGAAAGGGTGGCCCGCCATGCCACCGGCGATTGGGGGCTGAAGGCCGTGCAGCTGGACCCGGCCTCGCTGGCCGGCGGCTTCGCGGCCTCGATGCTGCCGGGCGGCGTGGCGCTGTGGGCGCTGTGGCAGCTCTGGTCGCTGTTCGGCTGCTATGCCCATGGCGAGTTGCTGACGCCGCGGCCCGCGGCCTATCTGCGCCGCCTGGGCCTGGCGCTGATCGCGCTGGCCGCCGCGATGCCGCTGGGCCATACCCTGACCGTGCTGGCCCTGACCTGGGGCAACCCGCCGGGTCAGCGCGTGTTTTGGTTCGGCCTGTCCTCGCAGCATTACCTGAGCCTGATGTTCGGCCTGATGCTGCTGGCCCTGGCCACCGTGCTGGCCGAGGCCGCGCGGGTGGCGCGCGAGAACGCCGAGTTCGTCTGA
- the arsC gene encoding arsenate reductase (glutaredoxin) (This arsenate reductase requires both glutathione and glutaredoxin to convert arsenate to arsenite, after which the efflux transporter formed by ArsA and ArsB can extrude the arsenite from the cell, providing resistance.): MAQKLIRIFHNPRCSKSREALALLQARGLDPEVVDYLQNPPQPGELRSLLAQLGLPARELLRSGEEEYASLGLADASLSDEAVLQAIAAHPKLLQRPIVVHGERAVIARPPELLLQLL; this comes from the coding sequence ATGGCACAGAAGCTCATTCGCATTTTTCATAACCCGCGCTGCTCGAAGTCGCGCGAGGCCCTGGCCCTGCTGCAGGCGCGCGGGCTTGATCCCGAAGTGGTCGATTACCTGCAGAACCCGCCGCAGCCGGGCGAGCTGCGCAGCCTGCTTGCGCAGCTGGGCCTGCCTGCACGCGAGCTGCTGCGCAGCGGCGAGGAGGAATACGCCAGCCTGGGTCTGGCCGACGCCTCCCTGAGCGATGAGGCCGTGCTGCAGGCCATCGCCGCGCATCCGAAGCTGCTGCAGCGCCCCATCGTCGTGCATGGCGAGCGCGCCGTGATCGCGCGGCCGCCGGAGCTGCTGCTGCAGCTGCTCTAG